One Lachancea thermotolerans CBS 6340 chromosome F complete sequence DNA window includes the following coding sequences:
- the PTC4 gene encoding type 2C protein phosphatase PTC4 (similar to uniprot|P38089 Saccharomyces cerevisiae YBR125C PTC4 Cytoplasmic type 2C protein phosphatase identified as a high-copy number suppressor of the synthetic lethality of a cnb1 mpk1 double deletion overexpression decreases high-osmolarity induced Hog1p phosphorylation and kinase activity): MGQLLSHPLTEKTIIYNDYEHLSQQASRRRSSEHSSSANKHRAQKGAQFFNCVGSMQGYRLTQEDAHLVANCDSMMELNFYNPFTDREEMLSMSVFGVFDGHGGDECSKYVSSENDAYQGIRKWIRLSFETHEYGPVKGLESKSFKRRFRTIEGLVSQVLKDAFLLQDRELYCHYANSSCGSTGILAVIINEKKLYVANTGDSRCVLSTKGRGVKTLSYDHKPQHIGELVRINDDGGTVSLGRVGGVLALSRAFGDFQFKTSVSYTNSAHGPAAAQRYVAPAQESQVTVEPDVICHQISYDRDEFLVLACDGIWDLYSNRNLVQFIKYHLMLGQKLDDIVTKLLDHGINSADSNTGVGFDNMTIIIIALNKQGETLAHWYGKMKSRLEREKGLTI; the protein is encoded by the coding sequence ATGGGGCAGCTTTTGTCTCACCCGCTGACGGAAAAGACCATTATTTACAATGACTATGAGCATCTTTCACAACAAGCCAGCAGGCGGCGTAGTTCTGAACACTCAAGTTCGGCCAACAAACACAGGGCGCAAAAAGGAGCGCAGTTTTTTAACTGTGTGGGGTCGATGCAAGGGTATAGATTAACCCAAGAAGATGCACACCTGGTAGCTAATTGCGACAGTATGATGGAACTGAACTTTTACAACCCATTCACTGATCGAGAAGAAATGCTCTCAATGTCGGTGTTTGGGGTATTTGATGGCCATGGCGGTGACGAGTGCTCCAAATATGTGAGCTCCGAAAATGACGCCTACCAGGGCATCAGGAAGTGGATAAGGCTCTCGTTCGAAACTCACGAATACGGACCAGTAAAAGGCCTGGAGAGCAAGTCTTTCAAGCGTAGGTTCCGTACAATTGAGGGCCTTGTGAGCCAGGTTCTAAAAGACGCATTTTTACTACAAGACCGGGAACTCTATTGCCATTATGCAAACAGCTCGTGTGGCTCTACTGGAATCTTGGCGGTCATTATaaatgaaaaaaagctgTATGTCGCCAATACCGGCGACTCGCGGTGTGTTCTTTCAACGAAAGGTCGGGGCGTTAAAACTCTTTCGTATGATCACAAACCACAGCACATAGGAGAGCTGGTAAGGATAAACGATGACGGCGGAACAGTGTCATTGGGAAGGGTTGGAGGCGTACTGGCGCTCAGCAGAGCATTTGGCGATTTTCAGTTCAAGACAAGCGTTTCGTATACGAATAGCGCGCACGGGCCCGCAGCGGCTCAGCGCTACGTAGCGCCGGCGCAAGAGTCCCAAGTAACGGTAGAACCTGACGTGATCTGCCACCAAATATCATATGACCGAGACGAGTTTCTGGTGCTTGCTTGTGATGGCATCTGGGACTTGTACAGCAATAGAAATTTGGTTCAGTTCATCAAGTATCATTTGATGCTTGGTCAAAAGCTCGACGATATCGTAACCAAGCTTTTGGATCACGGCATTAACTCTGCAGACAGCAATACAGGTGTTGGATTCGACAACATGACCATCATTATTATTGCGCTGAATAAGCAGGGTGAGACACTGGCACATTGGTACGGCAAAATGAAGTCGAGACTGGAGAGGGAAAAGGGGCTCACCATATAA
- the TFC1 gene encoding transcription factor TFIIIC subunit TFC1 (similar to uniprot|P32367 Saccharomyces cerevisiae YBR123C, subunit of the RNA polymerase III transcription initiation factor complex (TFIIIC)) gives MDTPKEKSASPDYTGVPAKEYTLDIPRIPSIELPLKVSASQQSVQRAVSMCGGIDNVKKALNTHRDTSDGLELYLNGEKEEDGSSKFFNEHPITGRLVPERDESIVMKLSLPKGTLEACGGDIQKAISSVPPHRTKIVPVGIINNTIRFREMSDFQVRLDNVPSAREFNESFGTLDWAHFKNYVESIPDQDSRPFENISRMIVDRASDIPGTDFQLPPPPKFSMVNIPFVYKYKGNPYATKTSTGESTVKGTYLKNYQQLVHSFGRGTKVPVAADPSLQKDYEKAKETGVYPGSNKDSKFFEKLEECLQILGRLFEKRRIWVKRHIDGLVPQELHATLKIALSLVSYRFTKGPWRNTYIKFGIDPRDSPEYAKFQTEYFKIESRLQKSPLAAKYMPDPPPKFYQSDVPDGIDSRFRFNGKQIPWYLMLQIDLLTDEPNIAEVCSKAEYLDEPTELTGWFHELDLTKIRRVVKYELGCLVQGNSEFSEYKLKFFKNMLYSKESMMSKSNEAQAPDADGDIEMADADEHPDQATRMARNDDKGANNNDDDGGDNEDDDDNGVEAGELDDTILEQEEGGEDDGLEPGDESDGEPMENQGSDVTSSGSSAFDIKSASFDQIIGQVSQRDPDLAARLRKDLGGFVFEPELS, from the coding sequence ATGGACActccaaaagaaaaatcCGCTTCGCCGGACTACACCGGTGTTCCTGCGAAGGAATACACACTGGACATCCCAAGGATACCAAGTATTGAACTGCCTTTAAAGGTGTCTGCTTCGCAGCAAAGTGTACAGCGAGCCGTTAGCATGTGCGGCGGTATTGATAATGTTAAGAAGGCCCTAAACACTCATAGAGATACCTCAGATGGTTTGGAACTCTACCTTAACggcgaaaaagaagaagatgggTCTAGTAAATTCTTCAATGAGCACCCAATCACGGGTCGACTCGTACCAGAGAGGGACGAAAGCATCGTTATGAAGCTGTCCCTGCCTAAAGGCACACTGGAGGCATGTGGTGGCGATATACAGAAAGCTATCTCGTCAGTGCCACCTCATAGAACCAAAATTGTGCCTGTCGGCATTATCAACAACACAATTAGGTTTCGCGAGATGTCCGATTTTCAGGTGCGACTAGATAATGTGCCATCAGCTCGTGAATTTAACGAGAGTTTCGGGACCTTGGATTGGGCCCATTTCAAGAACTATGTGGAAAGCATTCCCGACCAAGACTCTAGGCCTTTCGAAAACATAAGCAGAATGATTGTTGATCGTGCATCTGATATTCCTGGCACCGATTTTCAGCTTCCGCCTCCACCGAAGTTTTCGATGGTTAACATCCCTTTTGTTTACAAATATAAGGGCAACCCATATGCCACGAAAACCTCAACCGGAGAATCCACTGTCAAAGGTACTTATCTAAAGAACtaccagcagcttgtccaCAGTTTCGGAAGGGGGACGAAAGTCCCTGTAGCTGCGGACCCTTCTTTGCAAAAGGATTACGAGAAGGCTAAGGAGACAGGAGTATATCCCGGTAGTAACAAAGATTCtaagttttttgaaaagcttgaagagtGCCTCCAAATATTGGGCAGGCTGTTCGAAAAGCGCCGCATATGGGTGAAGCGCCATATAGACGGACTTGTGCCACAGGAATTGCATGCAACGCTGAAAATTGCATTGTCGCTGGTCTCCTACCGGTTCACAAAAGGACCCTGGAGAAACACGTATATCAAATTTGGAATCGACCCCAGGGATTCGCCTGAGTATGCAAAGTTCCAAACCGAATACTTCAAGATTGAAAGCCGTCTCCAGAAGTCGCCGCTCGCAGCAAAGTACATGCCAGATCCGCCTCCCAAGTTTTATCAATCCGACGTGCCTGACGGAATAGATAGTAGGTTCCGCTTCAACGGAAAGCAGATTCCGTGGTATCTGATGCTTCAAATTGATCTGCTCACTGACGAGCCTAATATTGCTGAAGTGTGCTCCAAAGCTGAGTACCTCGATGAGCCTACAGAACTCACAGGCTGGTTTCATGAACTTGACCTAACAAAGATAAGGAGAGTTGTAAAATACGAGCTAGGATGTTTAGTCCAAGGCAACTCGGAGTTCAGCGAATATaagctcaagtttttcaagaacatgctCTACTCTAAAGAGTCAATGATGAGTAAATCAAATGAGGCACAAGCTCCAGACGCGGATGGCGATATTGAAATGGCAGATGCAGATGAGCACCCAGATCAAGCTACTCGTATGGCGCGTAATGATGATAAAGGTGCAAATaacaacgacgacgatggCGGTGAcaatgaagatgacgatgacaACGGTGTTGAAGCCGGGGAATTAGATGACACGATTTtagaacaagaagaaggtgGTGAGGACGATGGTCTTGAGCCAGGTGACGAGTCAGACGGAGAACCAATGGAGAATCAAGGCTCAGATGTGACATCCAGCGGATCGTCAGCCTTCGATATAAAATCAGCTAGCTTCGATCAAATTATCGGGCAAGTTTCGCAGAGAGATCCTGATCTGGCCGCAAGACTTCGCAAGGATCTAGGTGGTTTCGTCTTTGAACCAGAGCTCTCCTAA
- the MRPL36 gene encoding mitochondrial 54S ribosomal protein bL31m (similar to uniprot|P36531 Saccharomyces cerevisiae YBR122C MRPL36 Mitochondrial ribosomal protein of the large subunit) produces MLRSVIFKRFATGGYHGAQQISIPKRPLKKIRLGKARPAIYHKFDVQVELSDGSVITRRSQFPKDQIRLIQDQRNNPLWNQSRDDLVVVDANAGGRLDRFKQKYDTLFNFEAPAKQPAADAKGKNKVKEVKSAPEEEAAATPAAEEEDAFGMDDYMSLLDQNAQQVQSGGKLATKKRDKK; encoded by the coding sequence ATGCTAAGGTCCgttatcttcaaaagatttgCTACTGGCGGGTACCATGGGGCTCAACAGATTTCAATTCCTAAGAGGccgttgaaaaagattcgCCTGGGCAAAGCGAGACCAGCCATTTACCATAAGTTTGACGTCCAGGTTGAACTGAGCGATGGTAGTGTGATCACCAGACGTTCTCAGTTCCCTAAGGATCAAATAAGGCTCATCCAGGATCAGAGAAACAACCCGCTATGGAACCAAAGCAGGGACGACCTTGTAGTCGTGGATGCTAATGCGGGCGGTAGATTGGACAGATTCAAGCAGAAGTACGACACCTTGTTCAACTTTGAGGCCCCAGCCAAGCAGCCGGCTGCCGACGCCAAGGGCAAGAATAAGGTTAAGGAGGTCAAGTCTGCGCCTGAAGAGGAGGCAGCAGCCACCCCTGCGGCCGAGGAAGAGGACGCTTTTGGAATGGACGACTACATGTCTCTTTTGGACCAAAATGCACAACAAGTACAAAGCGGTGGCAAGCTTGCCACTAAGAAAAGAGACAAAAAATAA
- the DIB1 gene encoding U4/U6-U5 snRNP complex subunit DIB1 (highly similar to uniprot|Q06819 Saccharomyces cerevisiae YPR082C DIB1 component of the U4/U6aU5 tri-snRNP), translated as MGSVFLPHLHSGWHVDQAIVTEQERLVVVRFGRDWDKDCMLMDEVLYSIAEKVRRFAVIYLCDIDEVPDFNDMYELYDPMTVMFFYRNKHMMCDFGTGNNNKMNFVVEDKQEMIDILETIFRGARKNKGLVVSPYDYNSKRV; from the coding sequence ATGGGCAGTGTATTTCTACCGCACTTACACAGTGGATGGCACGTCGATCAGGCTATTGTTACAGAGCAAGAGCGTCTTGTCGTCGTGCGTTTCGGCCGTGACTGGGACAAGGACTGCATGCTCATGGACGAAGTCCTCTACTCGATTGCGGAAAAGGTCAGAAGGTTTGCTGTCATCTATTTGTGCGACATTGACGAGGTGCCCGACTTCAACGATATGTACGAGCTTTACGACCCGATGACCGTGATGTTCTTCTATCGAAATAAACATATGATGTGTGACTTCGGCACTGGTAATAACAACAAGATGAATTTTGTGGTAGAAGATAAGCAAGAGATGATAGACATTCTGGAGACCATATTCCGCGGAGCcagaaagaacaagggGTTGGTTGTGTCGCCGTATGACTACAACAGCAAGCGCGTGTGA